Within the Clostridia bacterium genome, the region GTTTCATCAGTTCTTTTGTAAACAAAACAGCATTTAAAACAGTCTCACGTTTAAAATAATAATTACCAAAATTAACATTCCCTATTTTTTTATCATTCCTTAAATTACCGTTATATCGAGAACACATCTCAATTCCTATACTGTTAGAATTTCTGCATTTATTATGCTTATATACTTTGCTTCCACAGTGCCATGCAGTATCCTTTTCTTCTACTGACTTACATATTTCTTTTTCATCTACAAAATAATGCGCAGAAGATGAAAGGTTGGGAGTATTGGAATAATAGTCTATATTATCTTTGGCAGTATCACCGTTATTTGCTGTATAATGGATAACTATGTATTTTATTTTCTCGCTTCTTCCCTTTTTGAAATTTGTATGATTAGCCTCT harbors:
- a CDS encoding N-acetylmuramoyl-L-alanine amidase; its protein translation is EANHTNFKKGRSEKIKYIVIHYTANNGDTAKDNIDYYSNTPNLSSSAHYFVDEKEICKSVEEKDTAWHCGSKVYKHNKCRNSNSIGIEMCSRYNGNLRNDKKIGNVNFGNYYFKRETVLNAVLFTKELMKQYGISAENVIRHYDVTGKNCPAPFVENDELWKEFKTMLNNISSANDIDYALKWKYGISFDSVENEKEFINLLDIEKKKNSKLYWVFHKLANK